The Humulus lupulus chromosome 4, drHumLupu1.1, whole genome shotgun sequence genome has a window encoding:
- the LOC133832238 gene encoding L10-interacting MYB domain-containing protein-like, producing MASEGEVTQGKSKTIWDPPTREKWIDLVVEQWQLWDSLLRGETGLGWDIQRQTGNASDEWWDAKLQKYLDVAKFRVRGLEHSFKLDELFRDVTATGARAWAPTSGSLPPLYTEDHNDIEIDENLEESDHEGVGDPMKKETKLLGPNRKQFKMGKKNNSTTSKLSKQLDEICEAIKNRSSYIRTDPPGCSVQEVIDKLVTLLGCEPMSPLFKVGTSLFTKKANRKIFVALKEPKYQIEWLKEQEFDF from the exons atggCGAGTGAGGGTGAGGTAACACAAGGAAAATCAAAAACAATTTGGGATCCACCAACACGTGAGAAATGGATTGATTTAGTTGTAGAACAA TGGCAACTGTGGGATTCATTACTTAGAGGAGAGACTGGACTTGGTTGGGACATACAGAGGCAAACAGGTAATGCTTCAGATGAATGGTGGGATGCAAAGTTACAA AAATATCTGGATGTTGCTAAATTTCGAGTGAGAGGTTTAGAACATTCTTTCAAATTGGATGAGTTGTTTAGAGATGTTACTGCTACAGGAGCTAGAGCTTGGGCACCAACCTCTGGTTCACTACCTCCTTTATACACCGAGGATCATAATGATATagagattgatgagaatttggagGAAAGTGATCATGAGGGAGTGGGTGATCCAATGAAAAAAGAGACTAAATTACTTGGTCCAAATAGAAAGCAATTTAAGATGGGAAAAAAGAATAATTCTACAACATCAAAGTTGTCCAAACAACTTGATGAGATTTGTGAGGCGATCAAAAATAGGAGTTCATACATACGTACCGATCCACCGGGATGTAGTGTTCAAGAAGTTATCGATAAGTTAGTTACACTTCTAGGTTGTGAACCAATGAGCCCTCTTTTCAAAGTTGGTACTTCCTTGTTCACAAAGAAAGCAAATAGGAAAATTTTTGTAGCTTTGAAGGAGCCTAAATATCAAATTGAATGGCTGAAAGAACAAGAGTTCGATTtctaa